The proteins below come from a single Fusarium verticillioides 7600 chromosome 3, whole genome shotgun sequence genomic window:
- a CDS encoding E3 ubiquitin-protein ligase BRE1, producing the protein MQEYSRKASTYESRLEELHKRSVHHDDHLRLIDAWWRQVLEEMELLSDSEITSTTPSDPPYLSGVTFKDLHEFQKHLSDKGKTIKSRAEALLGRLASSRGKIDPDAALLENKVASLLATQKEYLFKLDRLKSEKDQLSEQLNAATLRYFKAEKKLDRAKSFQVQKLEQQAFANATRPSASGDGSAEAGETNGNAGELLLKYEEATAAATKQKEQLDVILAEIKTLQDENSTLKAKRETLTDEDFIRTDVFKQFKNQNEDLIKRINTLEATNKQLREEAEKLQAERSMFRTQLEADANQVTQELEAEIISRDQDLARVRSARDELLAETTQHKARLEQDRASIDQVKALASAKEDRITALEAKLSRLQPSEDQQAIRPDIEALTIDELRLQYTKLERDFNSINTEFPAMEKAYKKIIQIAQKKAMDTSAVEERMAILIAEKSKADQKYFAARKDADTRNNEIRSLRHQNSKSSEIIAQLKDLESQNRTLLGNLDKQLTDFKQANAALMTENKKMETASLDALRRTESLNKQVADLTNLVKSKDAASAVVRERNTMQETEVEKMKVRLEHTQKDRDNWKNKALSNASEEEEMLRVSDTRKGACCFELF; encoded by the exons ATGCAAGAATACAGTCGAAAGGCTTCTACGTACGAGTCGCGCCTCGAGGAACTTCACAAACGATCTGTCCATCACGACGACCATTTGAGACTTATCGATGCTTGGTGGCGACAG GTGCTTGAGGAAATGGAGCTTCTTTCAGACTCGGAGATCACTTCTACGACACCATCCG ATCCTCCATATCTGAGTGGCGTGACTTTCAAGGATCTTCATGAATTCCAGAAACATCTATCCGACAAAGGCAAAACGATCAAATCCAGAGCTGAGGCACTCCTCGGACGATTGGCCTCTTCGCGAGGCAAGATTGACCCCGACGCTGCTTTGCTGGAGAATAAGGTTGCAAGTCTGCTGGCAACTCAAAAGGAATACTTGTTCAAATTGGACCGTTTGAAGAGTGAAAAGGACCAGCTCTCTGAACAACTAAATGCCGCGACTTTGCGGTACTTCAAAGCGGAGAAGAAACTAGACCGTGCCAAAAGCTTTCAGGTGCAGAAGCTCGAACAACAAGCATTTGCTAATGCCACCCGCCCTTCTGCATCTGGCGATGGGAGTGCTGAGGCCGGCGAAACAAATGGCAATGCGGGTGAACTGTTGCTCAAGTATGAAGAGGCAACTGCAGCTGCTACCAAGCAAAAGGAACAACTCGATGTCATTTTGGCTGAAATCAAGACCCTTCAGGACGAGAACTCGACTCTTAAAGCGAAGAGAGAGACCTTAACTGATGAAGACTTCATTCGGACCGACGTTTTCAAACAGTTCAAAAACCAGAACGAGGATCTCATCAAACGTATCAACACCCTCGAAGCTACAAACAAACAGCTACGGGAAGAAGCCGAAAAACTACAAGCAGAGCGATCGATGTTCAGAACCCAGCTTGAAGCAGACGCGAATCAGGTGACACAAGAACTTGAAGCGGAGATCATTTCcagagatcaagatcttgcccGAGTGCGATCGGCGCGCGATGAATTGCTGGCCGAAACTACGCAGCATAAGGCAAGATTAGAACAGGACCGGGCATCAATCGATCAAGTCAAGGCTCTGGCGTCTGCCAAAGAGGATAGAATTACGGCTTTGGAAGCAAAACTTTCACGCCTTCAACCAAGCGAGGACCAGCAAGCTATTCGCCCGGATATCGAGGCATTGACAATTGATGAACTTCGTCTGCAATACACAAAATTGGAGCGAGATTTCAACTCTATCAACACTGAATTCCCGGCTATGGAAAAGGCATACAAGAAAATAATTCAAATTGCTCAAAAGAAAGCGATGGATACCAGTGCTGTAGAGGAACGCATGGCAATACTAATTGCAGAGAAGAGTAAAGCTGACCAGAAATACTTTGCCGCGCGAAAGGATGCAGACACTCGCAACAACGAGATTCGATCATTACGGCACCAGAACAGCAAGAGCTCGGAAATCATCGCCCAGCTGAAGGACCTCGAATCGCAGAACCGTACCCTACTGGGTAATTTGGATAAACAGTTGACGGATTTCAAACAAGCAAATGCAGCCCTTATgacagagaacaagaagatggaaacAGCAAGCCTCGATGCTCTCCGCCGTACTGAGTCTCTGAACAAGCAAGTTGCTGATCTGACAAACCTGGTCAAGTCTAAAGATGCGGCTTCTGCTGTGGTTCGTGAGCGCAATACTATGCAGGAGACTGaggtggagaagatgaaggtaCGCCTCGAACATACACAGAAAGATCGCGACAACTGGAAGAATAAGGCATTGAGCAATGCgtctgaagaagaggaaatgtTACGGGTGAGTGATACAAGAAAAGGAGCCTGTTGTTTTGAACTATTCTAA
- a CDS encoding E3 ubiquitin-protein ligase BRE1 produces MPLTTTPSASPRPSTVSKMEDRKRPAISSADEIAPPSKRVAVNGSKAKDDSSDMKEESWIEAYTKGAIYRQMQEYSRKASTYESRLEELHKRSVHHDDHLRLIDAWWRQVLEEMELLSDSEITSTTPSDPPYLSGVTFKDLHEFQKHLSDKGKTIKSRAEALLGRLASSRGKIDPDAALLENKVASLLATQKEYLFKLDRLKSEKDQLSEQLNAATLRYFKAEKKLDRAKSFQVQKLEQQAFANATRPSASGDGSAEAGETNGNAGELLLKYEEATAAATKQKEQLDVILAEIKTLQDENSTLKAKRETLTDEDFIRTDVFKQFKNQNEDLIKRINTLEATNKQLREEAEKLQAERSMFRTQLEADANQVTQELEAEIISRDQDLARVRSARDELLAETTQHKARLEQDRASIDQVKALASAKEDRITALEAKLSRLQPSEDQQAIRPDIEALTIDELRLQYTKLERDFNSINTEFPAMEKAYKKIIQIAQKKAMDTSAVEERMAILIAEKSKADQKYFAARKDADTRNNEIRSLRHQNSKSSEIIAQLKDLESQNRTLLGNLDKQLTDFKQANAALMTENKKMETASLDALRRTESLNKQVADLTNLVKSKDAASAVVRERNTMQETEVEKMKVRLEHTQKDRDNWKNKALSNASEEEEMLRVSDTRKGACCFELF; encoded by the exons ATGCCTCTCACAACCACGCCCTCTGCTTCCCCTCGTCCATCCACAGTCTCAAAGATGGAGGATAGGAAACGGCCTGCTATCAGCAGTGCCGATGAAATAGCCCCTCCGAGCAAGCGAGTTGCTGTCAATGGCTCCAAGGCTAAAGATGACTCTTCCGacatgaaggaggagagttGGATTGAG GCCTACACAAAGGGCGCCATCTACCGGCAGATGCAAGAATACAGTCGAAAGGCTTCTACGTACGAGTCGCGCCTCGAGGAACTTCACAAACGATCTGTCCATCACGACGACCATTTGAGACTTATCGATGCTTGGTGGCGACAG GTGCTTGAGGAAATGGAGCTTCTTTCAGACTCGGAGATCACTTCTACGACACCATCCG ATCCTCCATATCTGAGTGGCGTGACTTTCAAGGATCTTCATGAATTCCAGAAACATCTATCCGACAAAGGCAAAACGATCAAATCCAGAGCTGAGGCACTCCTCGGACGATTGGCCTCTTCGCGAGGCAAGATTGACCCCGACGCTGCTTTGCTGGAGAATAAGGTTGCAAGTCTGCTGGCAACTCAAAAGGAATACTTGTTCAAATTGGACCGTTTGAAGAGTGAAAAGGACCAGCTCTCTGAACAACTAAATGCCGCGACTTTGCGGTACTTCAAAGCGGAGAAGAAACTAGACCGTGCCAAAAGCTTTCAGGTGCAGAAGCTCGAACAACAAGCATTTGCTAATGCCACCCGCCCTTCTGCATCTGGCGATGGGAGTGCTGAGGCCGGCGAAACAAATGGCAATGCGGGTGAACTGTTGCTCAAGTATGAAGAGGCAACTGCAGCTGCTACCAAGCAAAAGGAACAACTCGATGTCATTTTGGCTGAAATCAAGACCCTTCAGGACGAGAACTCGACTCTTAAAGCGAAGAGAGAGACCTTAACTGATGAAGACTTCATTCGGACCGACGTTTTCAAACAGTTCAAAAACCAGAACGAGGATCTCATCAAACGTATCAACACCCTCGAAGCTACAAACAAACAGCTACGGGAAGAAGCCGAAAAACTACAAGCAGAGCGATCGATGTTCAGAACCCAGCTTGAAGCAGACGCGAATCAGGTGACACAAGAACTTGAAGCGGAGATCATTTCcagagatcaagatcttgcccGAGTGCGATCGGCGCGCGATGAATTGCTGGCCGAAACTACGCAGCATAAGGCAAGATTAGAACAGGACCGGGCATCAATCGATCAAGTCAAGGCTCTGGCGTCTGCCAAAGAGGATAGAATTACGGCTTTGGAAGCAAAACTTTCACGCCTTCAACCAAGCGAGGACCAGCAAGCTATTCGCCCGGATATCGAGGCATTGACAATTGATGAACTTCGTCTGCAATACACAAAATTGGAGCGAGATTTCAACTCTATCAACACTGAATTCCCGGCTATGGAAAAGGCATACAAGAAAATAATTCAAATTGCTCAAAAGAAAGCGATGGATACCAGTGCTGTAGAGGAACGCATGGCAATACTAATTGCAGAGAAGAGTAAAGCTGACCAGAAATACTTTGCCGCGCGAAAGGATGCAGACACTCGCAACAACGAGATTCGATCATTACGGCACCAGAACAGCAAGAGCTCGGAAATCATCGCCCAGCTGAAGGACCTCGAATCGCAGAACCGTACCCTACTGGGTAATTTGGATAAACAGTTGACGGATTTCAAACAAGCAAATGCAGCCCTTATgacagagaacaagaagatggaaacAGCAAGCCTCGATGCTCTCCGCCGTACTGAGTCTCTGAACAAGCAAGTTGCTGATCTGACAAACCTGGTCAAGTCTAAAGATGCGGCTTCTGCTGTGGTTCGTGAGCGCAATACTATGCAGGAGACTGaggtggagaagatgaaggtaCGCCTCGAACATACACAGAAAGATCGCGACAACTGGAAGAATAAGGCATTGAGCAATGCgtctgaagaagaggaaatgtTACGGGTGAGTGATACAAGAAAAGGAGCCTGTTGTTTTGAACTATTCTAA
- a CDS encoding UV excision repair protein Rad23 (At least one base has a quality score < 10), with the protein MKVTFKDLKQQKFTLDVEPSELISAVKEKISAEKGWEPKLQKLIYSGKILKDEETVGSYNIEEKGFVVCMVNKPKPKPEPKAAESSAPPATPAQPVANTPAAPAAPAQSSSHQAAVPATPTPQRSADAGTGAQAEEPSGLAMGSQRSEAIANMEAMGFERSQIEAAMRAAFNNPDRAVEYLLNGIPDNIRQEQQQREAAPQALASQPAQPAASAQGASDEGGVNLFDLAAQRGGSGGRGGSGGHQAAAAAAAAAAAGQGGDLGNLDFLRHNAQFQQLRQVVQQQPQMLEPILQQLGAGNPQLAELIATNPDQFLQLLGEYADDDTPLPPGAQAISVTEEERDAIERLCRLGFDRDQAIQAYFACDKNEELAANFLFDQPEDDEPAPNNNN; encoded by the exons ATGAAGGTCACCTTCAAG GATCTCAAGCAACAAAAGTTTACACTCGACGTCGAGCCTTCTGAGCTG ATTTCTGCCGTTAAAGAAAAGATCTCAGCTGAGAAAGGATGGGAGCCCAAGTTGCAGAAGCTGATCTACTCTG GCAAGATtctgaaggatgaagagactgttGGCTCCTACAAcattgaggagaagggcTTTGTGGTCTGCATGGTGAATAAG CCTAAGCCCAAACCCGAACCCAAGGCGGCCGAATCCAGTGCTCCTCCTGCCACACCCGCACAACCTGTTGCCAACACACCTGCGGCCCCTGCGGCACCTGCgcaatcttcatctcatcaggcTGCTGTCCCCGCGACACCTACTCCTCAGCGCTCTGCGGATGCTGGAACTGGTGCTCAAGCTGAGGAGCCTTCTGGCCTTGCTATGGGATCCCAACGCTCCGAGGCGATCGCAAACATGGAGGCCATGGGCTTTGAAAGAAGCCAGATCGAAGCGGCCATGCGCGCTGCCTTCAACAACCCTGACCGTGCTGTCGAGTATCTTCTTAAT GGCATTCCCGACAATATccgacaagagcagcagcagcgcgAGGCTGCTCCTCAGGCTCTTGCTTCACAACCAGCTCAACCCGCTGCTTCCGCCCAAGGTGCCTCTGATGAGGGTGGCGTGAATTTGTTCGATCTTGCTGCTCAACGTGGAGGTTCTGgtggccgaggaggaagtggaGGGCACCAGGCGGCGGCTGCCGCAGcggctgcagcagcagctggaCAAGGTGGCGATTTGGGTAACCTCGACTTTCTGCGACACAATGCTCAATTCCAGCAACTCCGCCAGGTTGTTCAGCAACAACCGCAGATGCTCGAGCCAATTCTCCAGCAGCTCGGAGCGGGCAATCCTCAATTGGCCGAGTTGATTGCTACAAATCCAGACCAatttctccagcttctcggTGAATatgctgatgatgacacCCCCCTACCCCCTGGGGCTCAGGCCATTTCGGTGACAGAGGAGGAACGAGATGCTATCGAGAGG TTGTGCCGCCTAGGATTCGATAGAGATCAGGCCATCCAGGCCTATTTTGCCTGCGACAAGAACGAAGAACTGGCTGCTAACTTCCTCTTTGACCAACCGGAGGACGACGAGCCTGCCCCTAACAACAACAATTAA